From a single Couchioplanes caeruleus genomic region:
- a CDS encoding nucleotidyltransferase domain-containing protein, giving the protein MHRDPLTDARDLVTELFPRNRWAVLAGSVTTAQRTTGSDLDIVVLLPDGDGQAPHRDSRLYRGWPVELFVHDEQSLVHYLAKDLPGRRPVMHRMVATGVPVSGDPRRWQTHCAAVLAAGPAPLTADERDRIRYHLTDLLDDLRHATDPGERTVIGTAAWTSVAHQALALADHWTGTSKWLLRELRDLDSELAGRWLSAHNDTAAIEALLEEILDRHGGLLFDGFHVAGDHPGPRLGPRERP; this is encoded by the coding sequence ATGCATCGCGATCCGCTGACCGACGCGCGCGACCTCGTCACTGAGCTGTTCCCCCGAAACCGGTGGGCCGTGCTCGCCGGCAGCGTCACCACCGCCCAGCGCACCACCGGCTCGGACCTCGACATCGTCGTCCTCCTGCCCGACGGCGACGGGCAGGCCCCGCACCGCGACTCCCGCCTTTACCGCGGCTGGCCCGTCGAGCTGTTCGTGCACGATGAGCAGTCCCTCGTCCACTACCTGGCCAAGGACCTCCCGGGCAGACGGCCGGTCATGCACCGCATGGTCGCCACCGGCGTCCCGGTGTCGGGCGACCCACGGCGATGGCAGACGCACTGCGCCGCCGTCCTGGCCGCGGGGCCGGCTCCCCTGACCGCCGACGAGCGCGACCGGATCCGCTACCACCTCACCGACCTGCTCGACGACCTCCGCCACGCCACCGACCCCGGCGAACGCACCGTCATCGGCACCGCCGCCTGGACGTCGGTGGCGCACCAGGCCCTCGCCCTGGCCGACCATTGGACGGGCACGAGCAAATGGCTGCTGCGCGAACTCCGCGACCTTGACTCCGAGCTGGCCGGCCGATGGCTGAGCGCCCACAACGACACCGCCGCGATCGAGGCCCTCCTCGAGGAGATCCTCGACCGGCACGGCGGCCTGCTCTTCGACGGCTTCCACGTCGCCGGGGACCACCCGGGGCCCCGGCTGGGGCCCCGCGAGCGTCCGTGA
- a CDS encoding phosphotransferase family protein, with protein MAEVKVVVAHDERATLRVGDVFLKVDGDQTRTDVEVEAMALAPVPTPEVLWRRPPVLAIAAVPGTELGHLGRPSTASPAAWAAAGAAVWKIHDAPLPPWPGPRLDDIAADLETECEWLLANAVLPTDLITRNREIAESALRPWTPVFTHGDLQTNHVFVDGDEVTGVIDWSEAARGDALHDLAVLTLGYEQHLDDVLDGYGTDVDREVIRAWWSMRSLLAVRWLLGHGFDPSTPGCEFDVLRSRM; from the coding sequence GTGGCAGAGGTCAAGGTCGTCGTCGCCCATGACGAGCGTGCGACGCTGCGGGTCGGCGACGTGTTCCTGAAGGTCGACGGCGATCAGACGCGTACGGACGTCGAGGTCGAGGCGATGGCCCTGGCGCCGGTGCCGACCCCCGAGGTCCTGTGGCGCAGGCCGCCGGTGCTGGCGATCGCCGCGGTCCCCGGCACGGAACTGGGCCACCTCGGCCGGCCCTCGACCGCGTCGCCGGCGGCTTGGGCGGCAGCCGGTGCCGCCGTATGGAAGATCCACGACGCCCCGCTGCCGCCGTGGCCGGGTCCCCGGCTGGACGACATCGCAGCGGACCTCGAGACCGAGTGCGAGTGGCTCCTCGCGAACGCCGTCCTGCCCACCGACCTGATCACGCGCAACCGCGAGATCGCCGAGTCCGCGCTCCGGCCGTGGACACCGGTGTTCACCCACGGTGACCTGCAGACCAACCACGTGTTCGTCGACGGCGACGAGGTCACCGGGGTGATCGACTGGTCCGAGGCGGCCCGCGGCGACGCCCTGCACGACCTCGCCGTCCTGACGCTCGGGTACGAACAACACCTCGACGACGTCCTCGACGGCTACGGCACCGACGTCGACCGCGAGGTGATCCGCGCCTGGTGGTCGATGCGCAGCCTGCTCGCGGTCCGGTGGCTCCTCGGCCACGGCTTCGACCCGTCCACGCCGGGCTGCGAGTTCGACGTCCTCCGATCCCGCATGTGA
- a CDS encoding sulfite exporter TauE/SafE family protein — MDVGHVLLLLAAGLVAGVVNALAGGGSLITFPTLIGIGLPSVAANVTNSVAVFPGYVSSVVGSRADLRGQWRRLGSLVPLCVAGSAAGCALLLGTPARAFDLIVPFLVLGAAAALAFQDRLRALVGHASRRRRGVLPVVVFVGAVYGGYFGAALGVMYVAALALVLDETLNRINALKNVLSACVGLVTVIVFAVFAPIHWGAVLVVAPATVVGGYAGAHLARRLPAKVLKVLIVTFGAVIGLVLLGRAFR, encoded by the coding sequence ATGGATGTCGGACACGTTCTTCTGCTGCTCGCCGCCGGTCTGGTCGCGGGCGTCGTCAACGCGCTGGCCGGCGGCGGGTCGCTGATCACCTTCCCGACGCTGATCGGGATCGGGCTGCCGAGCGTTGCCGCCAACGTCACGAATTCGGTGGCTGTCTTTCCGGGGTACGTGTCCAGTGTCGTCGGGAGCCGCGCGGATCTGCGGGGGCAGTGGCGGCGGCTGGGGTCGCTGGTGCCGTTGTGCGTGGCCGGGTCCGCGGCCGGGTGTGCGTTGCTGCTCGGTACGCCCGCCCGCGCGTTCGATCTGATCGTGCCGTTCCTGGTGCTCGGGGCGGCCGCCGCGCTGGCGTTCCAGGATCGGTTGCGGGCGCTGGTGGGGCATGCGAGCCGACGGCGGCGGGGTGTGTTGCCGGTTGTCGTGTTCGTGGGCGCCGTGTACGGGGGCTACTTCGGCGCCGCCCTCGGGGTGATGTACGTGGCCGCGCTCGCGCTGGTGCTGGACGAAACCCTGAACCGGATCAACGCGTTGAAGAATGTGCTGTCCGCCTGTGTCGGGCTGGTGACCGTGATCGTGTTCGCCGTGTTCGCGCCGATCCACTGGGGGGCCGTGTTGGTGGTGGCGCCCGCGACGGTGGTGGGCGGGTACGCGGGCGCGCACCTGGCACGTCGTTTGCCAGCAAAGGTGTTGAAGGTTCTTATTGTCACGTTCGGCGCGGTGATCGGATTGGTCCTGCTGGGGCGCGCCTTCCGGTGA
- a CDS encoding MarR family winged helix-turn-helix transcriptional regulator, with the protein MANDEAALGVIETQVAMLIRLGEATRRSSPRPHRALDRAAYVILRLLQESGPQNVSAVAHRLNLDGSTVTRQVSAMHRDGLVERHPDPDDGRGTVIAATERGLSQVEAVAKARRELYDLLLKDWTSHERKELAGILERLTRDMDSYIKGRGLG; encoded by the coding sequence ATGGCGAACGACGAGGCCGCGCTCGGCGTCATCGAGACGCAGGTCGCGATGCTCATCCGGCTGGGTGAGGCGACCCGGCGCAGTTCACCGCGGCCGCATCGGGCACTGGACCGGGCGGCGTACGTCATCCTGCGGCTGCTCCAGGAGTCCGGGCCGCAGAACGTCTCCGCCGTGGCGCACCGGCTGAACCTCGACGGCTCGACGGTGACCCGGCAGGTGAGCGCGATGCACCGGGACGGCCTGGTCGAGCGGCATCCGGATCCGGACGACGGGCGGGGCACGGTCATCGCCGCGACCGAGCGGGGTCTCTCCCAGGTGGAGGCGGTCGCCAAGGCGCGGCGTGAGCTGTACGACCTGCTGCTCAAGGACTGGACGAGCCATGAGCGCAAGGAGCTCGCCGGCATCCTCGAGCGGCTCACCCGGGACATGGACTCGTACATCAAAGGCCGCGGCCTCGGATAG
- the mctP gene encoding monocarboxylate uptake permease MctP, whose amino-acid sequence MSDHITEIIVFSLLFLLVSGMGFVAARWRAPKDMAHLDEWGLGGRSFGGWITWFLVGGDLYTAYTFVAVPALIFGAGAAGFFAVPYTVVIYPLFFLILIRLWSVSHRHGFVTPADFVRSRFDSPLLALLVAITGIVATMPYIALQLVGIEAVLKTMGVTGDSALARHLPIIIAFAILAAYTYQSGLRAPALIAFVKDTLIYIVIIVAVLYLPYKLGGWGSIFDDANAKFQASNSTGDGITLNANNQIQYITLALGSALALFLYPHSITGVLASKNRNVIKRNMSALPAYSFLLGLIALLGYMAISAGVTPLPGAKAGSLDSNTVVPLLFDQQFPSWFAGVAFAAIGIGALVPAAIMSIAAANLFTRNIYKEYLKKDATPAQEANVSKITSLVVKVGAVACIIFLDPQFSIDLQLIGGIIILQTGPSVALGLFTRWLHRWALIAGWAAGMGMGMWMLYNIPNANTGRKHFGGSAFPLSDLGFDSPKTIYVGFVAVAVNLLVAVIATLVLRAAKTPDGIDHTNPDDYFADEGDPRLEKARTTPDADPITSST is encoded by the coding sequence CACCTGGTTCCTGGTCGGCGGCGACCTCTACACGGCGTACACCTTCGTCGCCGTGCCGGCGCTGATCTTCGGAGCGGGCGCCGCCGGGTTCTTCGCGGTGCCGTACACCGTGGTCATCTACCCGCTGTTCTTCCTGATCCTGATCCGGCTCTGGTCGGTGTCGCACCGGCACGGCTTCGTGACCCCCGCCGACTTCGTCCGGTCCCGCTTCGACTCGCCGCTGCTCGCCCTGCTCGTGGCGATCACCGGCATCGTGGCGACCATGCCGTACATCGCGCTGCAGCTGGTCGGCATCGAGGCCGTGCTCAAGACGATGGGCGTGACGGGGGACAGCGCGCTCGCGCGGCACCTGCCGATCATCATCGCGTTCGCGATCCTGGCCGCGTACACCTACCAGTCCGGCCTGCGGGCGCCCGCGCTGATCGCGTTCGTCAAGGACACGCTGATCTACATCGTCATCATCGTGGCGGTGCTCTACCTGCCGTACAAGCTGGGCGGCTGGGGCAGCATCTTCGACGACGCGAACGCGAAGTTCCAGGCGTCGAACTCGACCGGCGACGGCATCACCCTCAACGCCAACAACCAGATCCAGTACATCACGCTGGCGCTCGGCTCGGCCCTCGCGCTGTTCCTGTACCCGCACAGCATCACGGGCGTGCTGGCCAGCAAGAACCGCAATGTGATCAAGCGGAACATGTCGGCGCTGCCCGCGTACAGTTTCCTGCTCGGCCTGATCGCGCTGCTCGGCTACATGGCGATCTCCGCGGGCGTGACGCCGCTGCCCGGTGCCAAGGCCGGCAGCCTGGACAGCAACACCGTCGTGCCGCTGCTCTTCGACCAGCAGTTCCCGTCGTGGTTCGCGGGCGTCGCCTTCGCGGCCATCGGCATCGGCGCGCTGGTCCCGGCGGCCATCATGTCGATCGCGGCGGCGAACCTGTTCACCCGCAACATCTACAAGGAGTACCTGAAGAAGGACGCGACCCCGGCGCAGGAGGCGAACGTCTCCAAGATCACGTCGCTGGTGGTCAAGGTCGGCGCGGTCGCCTGCATCATCTTCCTCGACCCGCAGTTCTCCATCGACCTGCAGCTCATCGGCGGCATCATCATCCTGCAGACCGGGCCCTCGGTGGCGCTCGGCCTGTTCACCCGGTGGCTGCACCGCTGGGCGCTGATCGCCGGCTGGGCGGCCGGCATGGGCATGGGCATGTGGATGCTCTACAACATCCCGAACGCCAACACCGGCCGCAAACACTTCGGCGGCTCGGCGTTCCCGCTGTCCGACCTCGGCTTCGACAGCCCGAAGACCATCTACGTGGGCTTCGTGGCGGTCGCGGTCAACCTGCTGGTGGCGGTCATCGCGACGCTGGTCCTGCGGGCCGCGAAGACCCCGGACGGCATCGACCACACCAACCCGGACGACTACTTCGCCGACGAGGGCGACCCACGCCTGGAGAAGGCCCGTACGACCCCCGACGCCGACCCCATCACCTCATCGACCTGA